CCGCCGCCTTCCGTCAATACTTCGTGGACCGTCTCGAGGTCCGGCGAGCACGACGGACAGACCGTCGGAACGCGCTCCGGGATATCGCTCATAGTCCCCTATAGCAGCTACGTACCTAAAAGACGATTGAAGCCGTCGTCGTTCGCTCCCTCTAGTTCCCCTGGATGGCGTCGATGACCATCGCCGCGGCGACGATGGGCTCTTTCGGGACGTTGCTGGCGTCGTCGATCGTAATCTCGTAGCGGTCGCGTAGCGAAAATTGCCCGTCAATGGACCCGACGTGAGCGCCTTCCTGGTCGGTGATCTCGTACTTGTGTGGGATCCAGCCGCCGAACGGGATGATGTTCCGGGCCAGCGTCACCATCGCACCGCGAGAGTTGATTTCGGCCAACTTCGATTCGGTGGTCGCGTCGCGGATTTTCCACGTATCCTGTAGCAGAGAGTAGTCGTTGTCCAGAATGACGATATCCTCGCCGGTCTGTGCGTCCGAAAGCACGTAGTTCCCCGCGACGTCGATAATCCCGCCGGCCTTCACGGTGAACACTTCGTTGTCGTCGGCGTCGACGAAGGGGAACTCCTCTTTCATTTTCAACATCTTCTGTTTCCCCCGTAGAACGACATCCCCATTGACGTCGAGCGCCTTGTACTTGTTCCGGATGAATCCTTGTTCGACCGTGTAGCGGTCGTCAGTGAGTTCGATCCCCTTAATATCGTATCCCCGAGTGTCGCTCATCGGTCCGAACTCACACTAGCAATACTTCAAACCACTAGGTTTTCACACAATTATCAGAGATCGAATCTTCGATGCCGATCGAATTCGGCTCGAGCGGCTTTCAGGGAATCGGAACGCCCGACGGTCGATCAGGCGTCATTGACCGTCGGAAGTTCGATGGAGTCGCCGTCGGCGAAGACCATCGGCTCGCGAATGATGCCGTCGAGGTGGATCGGCGCTTCCGTGTCGCCACCAATACCCGCGTTGTCACCGATCGCGATGTGAACGGTCCCTCCCGCCTTCTCGTCGAGGAGGACCGAGCCGACGAGTTCGGAGACGGCCACGTTCGTGCCGATCCCAAGTTCCGCGAGGTTGTACGCGGCGTCACCGACGTCTTCGGCCGCGTCCGCGACCGTTTCGCGAATCTCGTCGTCCGAGATGTGCGTGACGAGGCCGTCTTCGACCTCGAACGTGAGCTGGTGACCGTCCGCGAGCAGCCCGTGGGGGCGCATCGTCCCGTCGACGACGAACGTCCCGTCGGCGGTTTCGGGGCTGATGAATACCTCTCCTGCCGGCAGATTCGACATCTCACCGGATTCGTGGACGATGCCGGTATCAGAGAGCCACTCACGGTCGCCGACGCCGAAGGTAATGTCGGTCCCGGCGTCGGTCGTCACGCGAATCTCGTCGGCCCCGGCGACCTGCTTGCGAACGGCTTCGCAGTGAGCTGCGATCGACTCGTAATCGGCCGCCAGCCCGGTCGTGAAGACGTCCTCAGTGATCCCCGGGAGCGTCGCGACCCGCGCGCCGGCCTCGTTGGCTTCGGTTCGGGCCCGCGTATGGCTTAGGCTCTTGGTCGTCGGCGCGAGCACCACGTCGGCTCCGGCCATCGCCGCCGCGACGGGAGCCGGCGGCTCGCCGCCGTGGGTCTCCCCCGGCGGGTAGCGGACGATCACGGCGTCATCGGTGATCTCACTTGCCACCTCGTAGAGCACCTCTCCAATCGGTTCGCGTTTGTCGTCGGTGACGATCGCACACGACTCCCCCGACTCGAGATCCAGACACTGGCGGACCGCCGTCTCCGCCGCTGCTCGAAGTGCTGCCATACGTGAGTATGCAGCGAGCGGGCCGATATGTCTTGCCCTCGGCCGCGCTTGAGAGCGTTCGATCGGTTTCGCAGGCCGCCCTCGTGACCCGCGCTGCCCGACTGTCTTCGAGAAGCGTGCGATGGGGCCCGAAATCGCCCTCGAGACCGATCGAGAACTCCGAAACGAGTAAACATCGGCTGATAGGGCTCGAAACGATTATCCCGCTTGGTGGTTCACTCCCGGGTACATGCAACAGGTCGCCATCAACGGCTACGGCACGATCGGCAAGCGCGTTGCGGACGCCGTCCGACAACAGCCCGACATGGAGGTACTGGGCGTCGCGAAGACGCGCCCGAACTTCGAGGCCGAGACAGCGATCGACAAGGGGTTCCCCCTCTACGCCGCCGTCGAGGAGCGCGAGGAGTTGTTCGCCGAGGCCGGCCTTGAGATCGCAGGGCCGGTCGAGAACCTCGTGGCCGAGGCCGACGTCGTCGTTGACGCGACGCCGTCGGGAATCGGGGCCCAGAACAAGGAACTCTACGAGGAGTACGACACGCCCGCGCTCTACCAAGGCGGCGAGGACGCCGAAATCACCGACGTGAGCTTCAACGCGCGCTCGAACTTCGAGGAAGCCGTCGACGCTGACCACGTCCGCGTTGTCTCCTGTAACACGACCGGACTGTCCCGGGTCATCGCACCGCTCCGGGAGGCCTACGGCATCGAAAAGGTTCGCGCAACGCTCGTCCGTCGTGGTGGCGACCCCGGGCAAGCCGACCGCGGCCCGATCAATGACATCCTCCCGAACCCGGTGACGATTCCGTCCCACCACGGCCCCGATGTCGAGACCATCTTCCCTACCCTCGACATCGATACGCTCGGGATGAAGGTGCCCGCGACGCTGATGCACATGCACAGCCTGAACGTCACCTTAGAGGAGGACGTCGACGCCGCCGAGGTCCGCGAACTGTTCGCCGATGAGTCACGCCTGTTCCTCATCCCCGAGCGGATGGATATCGACGGCAGCGGGGCACTCAAGGAATACGCGCTGGACGCAGGCCGACCGCGTGGCGACGTCTGGGAGAACTGCATCTGGGAGGAATCCATCTCGACCGAGGGACGGGATTTCTATTGTTTCCAGGGCATCCATCAGGAGAGCGACGTCGTGCCAGAGAACGTCGACGCCATCCGCGCCGTGACTGGCGCTGCCGACGCCGAGGAGAGCATCGCGACAACCAACGAGATGCTCGGTATCGGGCTCTAGGGCCGGATTCGCCCGATCCACGAAGGTTCCGTTTTCACGCCGCTCGAGGACTATATTCGCTATATTTCGGTTCCGGCGCGAGTCGGCGACGCGTTTCGATCGTATAGCAACGACAGAAAGTTTTTGCCACGGGATGCCCTAGACACCCCCATGCGCCGAGACGACCGCGACGAACCCTTCGACGATCTGTTCCGCGAAATTGAACGAATGATGAACGAGATGATGAACGGCGCGGACGGGAACGTGAACTTCAACTCCTCAAGCAACGTCGACAACGGATTCGGTATGGACACCCACGTCGATATCCACGAGACCGACGAGGAGGTCCGCGTCGTCGCCGACCTCCCCGGCGTCGAAAAGGACAACATCGAACTCGAGTGTGACGGCAAGACCCTGACGATCTCCGCGGAAAGCGACCATCGCCAGTACGACGAGCGCGTCTCCCTGCCGAGCCGCGTCAACGAACACACTGCGTCCGCGACCTACAACAACGGCGTCCTCGAAGTCGTCTTCGACCGCGCCGAACAGTCCTCGGACATCAGCCTCGAGTAATCGAGCCGTCGCGGTCGTAGTTTTCTCCAATTACGCCTCGGCAGCGGTGCGTATCGCGGCCGCGAGCCGATCGTAGAAGTCGGGCTCGTACTTCGTCTCCTCGTCGATCGTCGGCCGTGCGTTCGTCTCGTTGACGACCAGCCGATCGGCCGTCTCAAGCAGGTCGACGCCGAGGAACGGGATCTCGAGTTCGGTGGCGACCGATTCAGCGAGGTCGCGCCACACGTCGGGAAGGTCAACACCCGTCGCCTCCGCGCCGCGGTGGACGTTGTGTTTCCACTGGCCCTCGCTGACCGCCTCATCGGGTAGTCTTCGCTCGACCGCGCCGACGTACTCCCCCTCGAGGACCATCACACGGTAGTCGGTCGCGTTCGGGAGGTACTCTTGGACGAGAAAGGACTGATCGCCGGTCGCCCGGTAGTCGTGGACCAGCGAGAGGTAGTCACAGATGCCGAGAAAGGTATCGAGGTCGTGGGCCTTCGCGACTCCGACGCCCCGCGTCGTCGAGTTGGGCTTGACCACGACCGGCGGCTCGAACCGCTCGAAGACCGCCGTCAACTCGTCTTCACCGACGTCGTTCGAAACGTAGACCGACTTCGGCACCGGCAGCTCGGCCCGCTTGAGCCGGGCCAGCACCTCTGCCTTGTTTCGCGAGGTCAACACCGTGTCGTGATCGTTGAGCCACGGAATCTCGAGCAAGGCGTCGGCGACTCCGCCCTCCATCAGCCGGCCGGGGTAGACGAAACCGACATCGTACTCGTCGGGCTCCCACGGCGGCTCGTCAAGCGCGACCGTGCGCTCGCGCACGGGCATGTGACGAACCCGTATCCCCCGCTCGGCCAGCGGCTCCCGCATCCGCTCGAACGTCTCCTTATCGTTCGCGACCGCGAGATCGATCATAGTCGGGACTCGGGAGTAGAGGCGTAAAAAGGTGCTCGAGACAGCAATCCGGAATCGAGACGGGGTGGCCGGGAGTGCGTCTCGAGCAGACGAGAGAGACGCACGACCCACTGTCAGAGCAAGCTCTGACAAGCCTTGCTTCACTCCGTTTCGCAAGATTACGGAAGAGCCAGCTCTTCCGAGCGGCGAGGGACCGCTGGTCCCTCGAGCAGTCGGCGCGAAGTCGTTCGAACGATCGAAGATCGTTCGTGATGCCGAAAATCGAAGATTTTCGGGCCACGCCGACAACCTCGCGGACGCAAGCGTTCACACCGTTACAACCGCGAGTGAGTGCCGAAGGCACGAACAAGCGGGCCGACGACCGATGTGGAGAACGCTACGCGTTCGGAACGGAGAGAGGAGTGTTTTTAATCGAATTTTTGCCGAGGGTGAGCCGTAGGCGCACCCGCAGAGCAAAAATTCGTTTTACGCAATCAGCTGTTCTTCGCCGCGCTCGATGATGACGCGACACGGCGGCGAGATCTTGTTGTAGGAGCGCCGAAGCGCTTCCTTGGCGAACTCGGCGTCGTCGACGTCACACCAGATGGTGAAAATGCGCTCGCCAGCATCGATGCGAGCGGCGGTGCCGACGATCTTCCCGAAGGCCTGACGCATCCCGTCGGAAACACGGTCCGCACCCGCGCCCGTTGCCTGCTTGTTCTCCCGGATGACGTGGTGGGGGAACTTGCGCAGGACCATCTTGTAGTTGTTCTCGCCGGCATTTTTCAGCATGTGACGGTTCGCCGAGAGGCGCGAGGCCTCGAGGCTTCCGTGGCGGAGCTGGACCTCTTCTTCCGTGACGAGGCTGATCTGGACTGGGTAGTCCTCGGCGTTCGCCTGGGCGTCGCCCATATTGTGCTGTGCAATCTTCGATCCGGGGATCCCAGTAATGTATTCGCGGCGCGTGTAGGCCGGCTTACTGATCTCCCGGTACATGGAGGCAGGTTTGTCGGACATGGTGGTTACTTACGAAAACGGAAGCCCACCGCGCGGATAAAGGCTTCGAAGCGCCGCGTGGAATCGGTGGCAGGAACGACAGCTCGTTGTCTGGAGCGAGGGGATCAGTTCGCGGGAACGTACTCGGAGCCGGTCCGCTCGATCAGCCCCTCGCTCTCAATCGAGGAGAGCACGCTCAAAATCGATAGTTTCTGCATGTTCAGGAGAGTGCTCAGGTCCGCGACCGTCGCGCGGCCGGTCGCTTCGATAGTGAGATAGACGAGTTTGCTCTGGGCGGAGTCGAGTTCGGTTGGGAGGCGTTCGATTCGATCGGTCGTCTGCGCATCTTCCATCATCATACTAACAGCATCCACGAACTGCCGTATAAGTCTATGGTGCAGTAGGTATATAGAGGCTAGTAGATATAATTGTGTATATATGCCACACCAGGTCGATTGGGGACATCGGCAGAAAGAGTCACGAATCAGAACCGAATCGACTCGACTGCAAACGAAATCGAATCCATCGGCACGCGGTGGCAACACGTGGACAGCAGCCACTCGGGTTTCCCGGCGGCGTATTTAAGGTTCCACCGCCGGAACAAATCCCTATGAGGAGTTTCCGGATCGGTTCCCTGTTCGGAATCCCGATCAAACTAGATCTGACCTTCTTGCTGGTGCTCCCGCTGTTCGCGTACCTCATCGGGGCGCAGATCGAAGGAGTGGCAGGGATACTGAACGACGGATTAGCGGCAGAGATCGACGTCGGGGCCATCACCGCCGGCTCAATGCCGTGGCTACTCGGGCTGGCCGCAGCGGTCGGCCTGTTCGTCGGCGTTGTGCTCCACGAACTCGGCCACTCGCTGACCGCTCGGCGGTACGGGTTTCCGATCGAGTCGATCACGCTCTGGCTGTTCGGTGGGATCGCCGCCTTCTCGGAGATGCCCGAGGACTGGCGTCAGGAGCTCAATATCGCCGTTGCCGGCCCGATCGTCAGCGTCCTGGTCGGTGTCGGTACTTACGCGCTCTTCGTCGTGACCCCCGAGAGCCTCAGTGGCGTACGGTTCGTCCTCGGCTACCTCGCTGTCCTGAACGTCGCGCTCGCCGTCTTCAACATGATTCCCGCGTTTCCGATGGACGGCGGACGGGTGTTACGTGCTTTGTTGGCCCGCGGGCAACCGTACGCGCGGGCGACCCAGCAGGCCGCCAGCGTCGGGAAGCTGTTCGCAGTTCTGATGGGGCTGTTTGGCCTCTTCGCGTTCAACATAATCCTCATCGGCGTCGCCTTCTTCGTCTACATCGCCGCCTCGAGCGAGGCCCAACAGGTGACGATGAAAGCGGCCTTTCAGGACGTCACTGTCGGCGACATCATGACGCCTGCGAGCGACCTCCATACCGTCGAACCCGACACGACGGTCGCGGAGCTGATCCAGCGGATGTTCACTGAGCGCCATACCGGCTATCCAGTCGTCGACACCAATGCGTTCGAGGGCGAGCGACTCATCGGACTCGTGACGCTGACCGACGCCCGCGATGTCGACCCGGTCGAGCGAGATGCCTACACGGTCGAAGACGTGATGACGACCGAACTGCAGACGATCTCGCCCGACTCTGACGCGATGACCGCCATCGAGCGGATGCGGGAACACGATATCGGTCGCCTGCTCGTGGTCGATGACGACGACCTCGTCGGACTGATCTCGCGGACTGACGTGATGACCGCCTTCGACATCGTCCAGCAAAGCGGTGCGATCGCTCCCGCCGGCCGACCGCGAACTGCAGACTGAGAGCCATTCACGAGCGAATTTTGGGGCGGAAAGTTCTGCGAACAAACGGTTTAACCGTAGTCGGAGCCGACACTGCATCGATGCCACCGGCCATCGAGACCGTCGATCTCGTGAAGGAGTACGGCGATCTGCGCGCGCTGCAGGAGCTATCACTGACCGTCGAGGAAGGCGAATTCTTCGGCCTGCTCGGCCCCAACGGGGCGGGGAAGACGACCTTTATCAACACCTTGGTCGGTCTGGTCCGTAAGACCGGTGGCGAGGCGCGGGTCTTCGGCCACGACGTCGAGGACGACTACCAGCAGGCCCGCGACGCGATTGGTCTCGCACCCCAGGAGTTCAACGTCGATCGCTTCTTTCCGATCAAGGAAGTCCTGATGCACAAGGCCGGCTACCACGGAATCCCCGAAGACGAGGCCGCCGAACGAGCCGACGAGGTCCTCAAGCGCGTCGGGATCTACGACAAGCGCGACGAGCGCTTCGACTGGCTCTCCGGGGGAATGAAACGTCGCCTGCTGCTCGCTCGAGCCCTCGTCACCAAACCCGACCTCCTGATTCTCGACGAACCGACCGCGGGCGTCGACGTCCAGTTGCGCCACGACCTCTGGGAACTCGTCACCGAACTCAACGAAGAGGGGACGACGATCCTGCTGACCACCCACTACATCGAGGAGGCCGAACGCCTCTGTGATCGGGTCGCAATCATGAACGAGGGCCGAAAGGTTACCGTCGCAACCCCGGCCGAACTGAAACAGCGTGGGACCGACACCATCGCCGTGCGCCTCGAATCCGCGCCGACCGCCATACCCGATCTCGGTACGTACGCACACGAAACGACGGTCTCCGGTGATCTACTCGAGGTCCGCGTCGACGACGGTGGCTCGACCGCGCCGCAGTTGCTCAACGACCTCGAGGCGATGGGCCACGAGATCGCCGACCTTGAGATCACCAGGACATCGCTCGAGGAGATTTTCGTTGATCTGACGCGGAGCGAGGATCGGACCGTGACTCGGTCGTCGGCGGAGAGTGCGGACGATGACGAACCGCCGGCGAACCGCGAACGGGAGCAAGAACGAGAGCAGGAGGGGTCGCCTGATGCTGTCTGTCGGCTTCCGCGCGCTCTTCCGCCGCGAGATACTGCGGTTCGTCCGCCGGCCGAAGAACACGTTCATGCCGCCGGCGATCACGAACGTGCTCTACTTCGCCGTCTTCGGAGTGATCCTCGGCAACCGGATCGATCAGATTGCGGGCTTCGACTACATCCTCTTCATCGTGCCTGGCCTCATCGTCCTGGGCGCGATCTCGAATGCCTTCGAGAACGCCTCGTTCTCCATCTTCCACGGCAGATGGAACGAGTACATCCACGAGACGCTGACCTCGCCACTATCGTACGTCGAGATGGTCGTCGCCTACGTCGGCGCCAGCGCGGTACGGGGCCTCGTCGTCGGCGTCATCATCGCCGTCGTGGGCCGGCTGTTCGTGCCGATCAGTATCGAACACGGTCTGTTCCTCGTCGCCACGATGGTCGTCATCACGTCGCTATTCGCCGGCCTCGGTATCATCGGCGGACTCGTCGCCCGGGACTTCGACGACCTGACCGTGATGAATCAGTTCATTCTCCGGCCGCTGGTCTTCTTCGGCGCCGTCTTCTACTCCCTCGAGACGTTCGATTACGCCTGGCAGGTGAACCTCTCCTTGCTGAACCCGATGGTCTATATGGTCGACAGTGTCCGGTTCGGACTACTCGGTTACTCGGATCTGATCGGAGTCAGCATTCTCCCCGGCCCCTACGCCGACTTCGCGCCGCTGGTCTCACTTGGAGTGCTCACGACGGGTGCTGTCATCGTCATGGCAATCGATGTCTACCTGTTCAAGATCGGCTACGGACTGACCGACTGACGGGCCTCGATCATCGCGAGCGATACCGTTCAGTTTCGATTTCGCGGCTCCGCTCGGACCTTCTCGGATGTCTCTCACTGCTGGGAACTTGTAGTGCCGACGCCGAATACGAAACTGGATCCGTGAACGCGTAGGTAACTCTCACAGAGACGGTTATTCATCTACTATTTCTCAGTGAGAGATTCGTCGCGATGCTCTCGGCGTCCTGATAGGCGCGACGGGTTGTGAATCGGTGCTCAAGGATGGCGTGCTGCTGTCCGTAAACCGCCTTCGAACGTGTCGGCGGCCGTGTTTGTCGATTTGATCAGTCAGCCAGATCGACGACCTCGTCGCGGACCGACCACAGGGAGCCCAAGTGATCGTCGTCGACCTCACGGAGGGTGGCGGCCGGTCGGTCCTCGTAGGTGGTTCGGACCGGGCCAATCGGGGCGTTTTCGTCGTCGGTTCCGTGCCAAACCGTCACGTCGCCGTCGGGTAGCGACAGCGACCAGTTGGCCGCGAGCGCGCGACTCTCGCGTACCGCGCCCGACGGACCGGACGACAGTCCGACGCGGAAATCGCGACCGACGATGCGGGCGGTCTCATCGTCGACGGACCGGTCGGTCAACTGGTCGACAACGACTCGGTCGCCCCGGAGCCGTGCGACGACCGCGCCGACTCGGAACGCGACGCCCAGGAGTCGCGGGAACCGAACGAGCGGGCCGAACGGCCCGCCGTCGTGTGCCGGAACCGGAGCACCGACCACGCCAATATCGGAGATCCGATCGGCATGGTGTGCGGCGACGGCCAGCGCGTAGGGACCGCCGCCAGAGAATCCGGCGACTGCGAACGACTCGAGTCCCAAGGCGTCGACGAGCGCTCGGCAGTCTTCGGCCCACGTTTCGAACGTTCCGTTCGGATTCGGATCGGAACGACCGTATCCGGGGCGACTCGGCGCGATCACGCGAACGCCCCGGGTGCGAGCGGGCTCCGAAAGCAACGCTCCGAGGTGTGACGACCCGGGTGTTCCGTGGTGGAAAACCAGCGGCGTGCCATCGCGATCGCCGTACGTCGCAAACGCCAGCGTCCGGCCATCGGAGAGCGAGATCGACTCAGACTCGGAAACGACCATGCGAAACGTTCGCTCTCGGAAACACATCCACGTTACGACATCCACAACAGCGGGCCGACACGCCGACGCTCGTCTGCGACGGCGGCTACTCGAGCGGGCCTCGCCACCTTCGAGCCTCGTCGCGTCT
This genomic stretch from Natrinema sp. SYSU A 869 harbors:
- a CDS encoding aminopeptidase — its product is MAALRAAAETAVRQCLDLESGESCAIVTDDKREPIGEVLYEVASEITDDAVIVRYPPGETHGGEPPAPVAAAMAGADVVLAPTTKSLSHTRARTEANEAGARVATLPGITEDVFTTGLAADYESIAAHCEAVRKQVAGADEIRVTTDAGTDITFGVGDREWLSDTGIVHESGEMSNLPAGEVFISPETADGTFVVDGTMRPHGLLADGHQLTFEVEDGLVTHISDDEIRETVADAAEDVGDAAYNLAELGIGTNVAVSELVGSVLLDEKAGGTVHIAIGDNAGIGGDTEAPIHLDGIIREPMVFADGDSIELPTVNDA
- a CDS encoding type II glyceraldehyde-3-phosphate dehydrogenase, translated to MQQVAINGYGTIGKRVADAVRQQPDMEVLGVAKTRPNFEAETAIDKGFPLYAAVEEREELFAEAGLEIAGPVENLVAEADVVVDATPSGIGAQNKELYEEYDTPALYQGGEDAEITDVSFNARSNFEEAVDADHVRVVSCNTTGLSRVIAPLREAYGIEKVRATLVRRGGDPGQADRGPINDILPNPVTIPSHHGPDVETIFPTLDIDTLGMKVPATLMHMHSLNVTLEEDVDAAEVRELFADESRLFLIPERMDIDGSGALKEYALDAGRPRGDVWENCIWEESISTEGRDFYCFQGIHQESDVVPENVDAIRAVTGAADAEESIATTNEMLGIGL
- a CDS encoding Hsp20/alpha crystallin family protein, which codes for MRRDDRDEPFDDLFREIERMMNEMMNGADGNVNFNSSSNVDNGFGMDTHVDIHETDEEVRVVADLPGVEKDNIELECDGKTLTISAESDHRQYDERVSLPSRVNEHTASATYNNGVLEVVFDRAEQSSDISLE
- a CDS encoding RimK family alpha-L-glutamate ligase; translated protein: MIDLAVANDKETFERMREPLAERGIRVRHMPVRERTVALDEPPWEPDEYDVGFVYPGRLMEGGVADALLEIPWLNDHDTVLTSRNKAEVLARLKRAELPVPKSVYVSNDVGEDELTAVFERFEPPVVVKPNSTTRGVGVAKAHDLDTFLGICDYLSLVHDYRATGDQSFLVQEYLPNATDYRVMVLEGEYVGAVERRLPDEAVSEGQWKHNVHRGAEATGVDLPDVWRDLAESVATELEIPFLGVDLLETADRLVVNETNARPTIDEETKYEPDFYDRLAAAIRTAAEA
- a CDS encoding 50S ribosomal protein L16 translates to MSDKPASMYREISKPAYTRREYITGIPGSKIAQHNMGDAQANAEDYPVQISLVTEEEVQLRHGSLEASRLSANRHMLKNAGENNYKMVLRKFPHHVIRENKQATGAGADRVSDGMRQAFGKIVGTAARIDAGERIFTIWCDVDDAEFAKEALRRSYNKISPPCRVIIERGEEQLIA
- a CDS encoding helix-turn-helix domain-containing protein gives rise to the protein MMMEDAQTTDRIERLPTELDSAQSKLVYLTIEATGRATVADLSTLLNMQKLSILSVLSSIESEGLIERTGSEYVPAN
- a CDS encoding CBS domain-containing protein yields the protein MRSFRIGSLFGIPIKLDLTFLLVLPLFAYLIGAQIEGVAGILNDGLAAEIDVGAITAGSMPWLLGLAAAVGLFVGVVLHELGHSLTARRYGFPIESITLWLFGGIAAFSEMPEDWRQELNIAVAGPIVSVLVGVGTYALFVVTPESLSGVRFVLGYLAVLNVALAVFNMIPAFPMDGGRVLRALLARGQPYARATQQAASVGKLFAVLMGLFGLFAFNIILIGVAFFVYIAASSEAQQVTMKAAFQDVTVGDIMTPASDLHTVEPDTTVAELIQRMFTERHTGYPVVDTNAFEGERLIGLVTLTDARDVDPVERDAYTVEDVMTTELQTISPDSDAMTAIERMREHDIGRLLVVDDDDLVGLISRTDVMTAFDIVQQSGAIAPAGRPRTAD
- a CDS encoding ABC transporter permease is translated as MLSVGFRALFRREILRFVRRPKNTFMPPAITNVLYFAVFGVILGNRIDQIAGFDYILFIVPGLIVLGAISNAFENASFSIFHGRWNEYIHETLTSPLSYVEMVVAYVGASAVRGLVVGVIIAVVGRLFVPISIEHGLFLVATMVVITSLFAGLGIIGGLVARDFDDLTVMNQFILRPLVFFGAVFYSLETFDYAWQVNLSLLNPMVYMVDSVRFGLLGYSDLIGVSILPGPYADFAPLVSLGVLTTGAVIVMAIDVYLFKIGYGLTD
- a CDS encoding alpha/beta hydrolase, with protein sequence MVVSESESISLSDGRTLAFATYGDRDGTPLVFHHGTPGSSHLGALLSEPARTRGVRVIAPSRPGYGRSDPNPNGTFETWAEDCRALVDALGLESFAVAGFSGGGPYALAVAAHHADRISDIGVVGAPVPAHDGGPFGPLVRFPRLLGVAFRVGAVVARLRGDRVVVDQLTDRSVDDETARIVGRDFRVGLSSGPSGAVRESRALAANWSLSLPDGDVTVWHGTDDENAPIGPVRTTYEDRPAATLREVDDDHLGSLWSVRDEVVDLAD